Proteins from a single region of Primulina tabacum isolate GXHZ01 chromosome 5, ASM2559414v2, whole genome shotgun sequence:
- the LOC142547301 gene encoding uncharacterized protein LOC142547301: MDLTSVKERDIVIDIETCVNSSKEVVSLEILDDQVGKVVSFTACGMPMVLDELANGEISTSLPVNVKNVSEISSDLGKSPRKDSRKSTSVKKPPKPPRPPRSSIDAADQKLIKEMAELAMIKRARIERMKALKKMKSSKASSSASASVSASSSGNLVALLFTVLFCIAIIFKGRHPSGMHPRNNTAIYVHGYSESSSEITGNSIVVQVQNRKNLSMGNSPLMSAGSPFQMELVPDLDCKDEEREISVETSFLGKDK; this comes from the exons ATGGATCTTACTTCTGTAAAAGAAAGAGACATTGTGATTGATATTGAGACCTGTGTAAATTCAAGCAAAGAAGTAGTGAGTcttgaaattttggatgatcAAGTTGGAAAGGTGGTATCTTTCACAGCATGTGGTATGCCGATGGTTCTAGATGAATTGGCGAATGGTGAAATTTCAACGAGCCTTCCTGTAAATGTGAAAAATGTCAGTGAGATTTCTTCAGATTTGGGCAAGAGTCCGAGGAAAGATAGTCGGAAGTCAACGAGTGTTAAAAAGCCTCCTAAACCTCCGCGTCCACCGAGATCTTCGATTGATGCAGCTGATCAGAAGCTTATTAAAGAGATGGCGGAACTTGCCATGATAAAACGTGCTAGGATTGAACGAATGAAGGCGTTGaagaaaatgaaatcgtcaaaagCTTCATCATCAGCATCTGCATCTGTTTCTGCTTCATCAAGTGGCAATTTGGTTGCTTTACTGTTCACCGTTTTGTTTTGTATAGCCATAATTTTTAAAG GACGCCACCCTTCAGGAATGCACCCGAGGAATAACACCGCCATTTACGTCCATGGATATTCTGAATCAAGTAGTGAAATAACTGGAAATAGTATTGTGGTTCAAGTTCAAAACCGGAAAAATTTATCCATGGGTAATTCACCCTTGATGAGCGCTGGATCTCCCTT TCAAATGGAACTGGTGCCTGATTTAGATTGCAAGGATGAGGAAAGAGAAATATCCGTTGAAACAAGTTTCTTGGGGAAAGATAAGTAA
- the LOC142544262 gene encoding uncharacterized protein LOC142544262, with protein sequence MFWSYFYDIEVSYFNFYLNNIEHLIGDIESAPQTCNEAEFVATGQGNTTSDESERFISNKTVERAEAAFKKRKKLQVVRQRASGVTIIGSSNRISSVNVDKVLNKQTHVIVKGRRNFVTVSSLRASLDDQRKKNTDRIKWISFNERCRKGKGYWIIIKILKALDHHQNLGWFWNKWLMTCYLVLLDSTFYGSSGCGYVIYFLLDFNGCGSKCCSFENLFILMVLVFELGNLLMVLVVLIQHFNGAGCAGI encoded by the exons ATGTTCTGGAGTTACTTTTATGATATTGAAGTTtcgtattttaatttttatctaaaTAATATTGAGCATTTAATAGGTGACATTGAATCTGCACCACAAACATGCAATGAAGCCGAGTTTGTTGCGACTGGACAAGGCAACACAACGTCAGATGAAAGCGAAAGATTCATTTCCAATAAAACTGTTGAACGTGCTGAAGCAGCAttcaaaaaaaggaaaaaattacaG GTAGTACGACAACGAGCAAGTGGAGTAACAATTATTGGCAGCTCTAACAGGATCTCATCAGTTAAT GTCGATAAAGTACTCAACAAACAAACACATGTTATTGTGAAAGGCAGAAGGAACTTCGTAACTGTGTCTAGTTTGAGAGCTTCATTGGATGatcaaaggaaaaaaaacacCGACAGAATCAAATGGATCTCGTTCAATGAAAGATGCCGCAAAGGAAAAGGGTACTGGATCatcatcaaaatcttgaaaGCACTGGATCATCATCAAAATCTAGGATGGTTTTGGAACAAGTGGTTGATGACATGTTATCTTGTTTTATTGGATTCTACATTTTATGGAAGTAGTGGTTGTGgatatgttatttattttttgttggaTTTTAATGGTTGTGGAAGTAAATGTTGTAGTTTTGAAAATCTCTTCATTTTAATGGTGCTGGTATTTGAATTGGGAAATCTCTTAATGGTGTTGGTTGTGCTGATCCAGCATTTTAATGGTGCTGGTTGTGCTGGCATTTGA